The segment TGGCTGTGCGCGCGCACCTCACCCTCGTGCATCTGCACGATGCGCCGCACCAGCGCGAGGCCGATACCGAGGCCGCCGACGGCGTCCGCCGGCGCCACCCGCGTGAACATGTCGAAGATGTCCTCGAGCCGGTCGCTCGGGATCCCCGAGCCGTTGTCGGTCACGGTGATCATGATGCGCCCCTCGTCGCGCGCCACGGTGAGCGCAATGCGCCCACCCGGTGGCGTGTAGCGCGCCGCGTTGTTCAGCACGTTGGAGAGCGCTTGCGCCAGACGGGCTGCGTCGGCGTTGGTCTGCAGCGTCGTGTACGGAAGGGAGAGCTGCAGGTCGTGGCGCGACGCCTCGAGCAGCGGGCGGCTGGTCTCGACGGCCGCGTGCACCACGCGCGCAATATCGATCACCTCGCGATGCAGGGCGATGTCGCCGCGGGTGATGCGGTTGACGTCCAACAGGTCATCGACCAGCCGGACCATCTGCGTGACTTGGCGATCGATGATCGCCGCCGCGCGCAACAGTCGCGGATCATCACGCTCGAGCAACCGCAACACTTCCGCGGCGCTGCGGATCGGCGCCAACGGGTTGCGCAGCTCGTGCGCCAGCGTGGCCAGAAACTCGTCCTTGCGCCGATTGGCCTGCTGCAGTGCCTCTTCCGCCGACTTGCGCGCGGTGATGTCTTGCGAAAGCCCCGAGAGCGCGAGCGGTTCGCCGCTGGCGCTCCGGGTGACGGTCCCACGTTCGTACAGCCACCGAATCCGGCCGTCCGGCTCCACAATGCGAAACTCGCTCTCGTACGACGATGACGGATCGGCGAGCGCGCGTTTGACCCGGTGATCGAACAGCTCGCGATCATCGGGATGCACGCGGGCTCGGACATCGGCGATCCGCATCGGCGCCTCGGGCGCGGTGGGCGGCAACCCTTCGCTGATGCTGTGCAGCCGATGCACCTCATCGCGCACGATGTCCCATGAGAAGCCGATCAGATAGGCGGCCTCCATACTGAGCCGGAGCCGCTCCTCGCTGTGCTTGAGCGCCGAGATCAGCTCCTCGCGCTGCTGCTCGGCGGCGCGCTGGGCGGTGATCTCCTCCACGAGCACGCCAATCGCATCGACGTCGCCGGACGCCGAAAAGACCGGAAACCAGTGCTGCCGCCACACCCGCTCCACACCGGGCTGGGCGGGCGTTTCCCCGCGGAACTCGCGCGACGGCACGGGGCGCTTGGTCCGCAGAATCTCGTCGGCGATCGCGCGAGCCTCCGACTCCACCCACGGCAGCACCTCGGCCACCGTGCGCCCGATATGCGCCTCGGCCGGGCGTCCGTTGATCGCCGCCAGTGTGTCGTTCACCCGCCAGAATCGCAGCTCGCGATCGATCAGGGCGAAACCGAGCGGCGCCTGCGCCAGCAAGGCTTCCAGGACGGCGTGGTGATCGGCCGGGGGTACGCGGGTCGCCGGGGGCGAGGTAGCCGGCAGGAGGGCTGACGTGGCGGGCTCGGGCAACGACATCACTGAACGCTGGCCGCTTTTGGCGCCACCGCAATGCCGCCGTTCGGCGGCACCCAAAGTCACTCTCGCCAAAACGCGACGCCGGCGTCACATTTTACGGGTCCCACCACTTCCGGTCGTCTGCCCCCGGGCGGATGTTTCCCCGGTCCCCCCACGGAGAGTCCTTCAATGCGTGTCACGACGGTCGGCGTGGTTGGCGCCGGCGCCATGGGTAGCGGCATCGCTGCCCTTGCGGCCTCGGCTGGCTGCCGGGTCGTCCTGCTCGATATCCCCGGCGACGCTAATCCCACGTCGCCCAATCGCAGCGCGCCGGCCCGGAACGGCCTGCAGAAGGCGCTCAAGAGCAAGCCCGCGTCGTTCATGGAAGCGGCCGCGGCGGCGCGTGTGCGCACCGGCAACACCGACGACCACCTCTCCCTCCTCGCCGACTGCGACTGGATCTGCGAGGCGATCATCGAGCAGCCCGAACCCAAGCAGCAGCTGTTCGCGCGCATCGAGGGGCTCATGAAGCCCACCGCCATCGTGTCGTCGAACACCTCGGGCATTCCGATGGCGCTGCTGCTCAAGGATCGTGGCGAGAAGTTCCGCCGGCGGTTCCTGGGCACGCACTTCTTCAATCCGCCGCGGTACATGCACCTGCTCGAGATCATCCCGACCCCGGAGACGGATCCGGCGGTGATCGGGGCGATCCGCGAGTTCGCCGAGCGCACGCTGGGCAAGGGCATCGTGATCGCGAAGGACGTCCCCGGTTTCATCGCCAACCGGCTGGGCGTGTACGGCATGGTGGCGACCATGCGGCGCATGGAGCAGCACGGGCTCACGATCGACGAAGTGGACGGCCTGACCGGAGCGCTGATCGGTCGCGCCCGCACGGCAACGTTCCGCACCGGCGATCTCTCCGGCCTCGATGTGCTCGCGCATGTCACCAAGGGGATCGGCGCCGCGACCGGCGAAGACTTTGCGCTGCCGACGTGGGTGCACGAGTCGCTTGTGGCGCAGGGGAAGCTGGGCGACAAGACGGGCGGCGGCTTTTACAGCAAGACCAAGACGGGCACGCTGACCTTCGATTGGAAGACGAAGACGTATGTGCCGCAGCAGCGGCTCGAAGGCGGCGATATCGGTGCGGCCATCCGCACCCCCATCGCGCAGCGCCTGCCGGCCGCGCGCGCGGTGCCGGGCGCACAGGGCGCGTTCCTGCGTGATCACCTCACCGACGCCGCCCACTACACGCTCACGCTCGCCAGCGAGCTCGCCTACGACATCGTGGCGATCGACCGCGCGATGGAGTGGGGCTATGGCTGGGAGGCGGGACCGTTTCAGATCATGGATGCCCTTGGCCTCGATTGGCTCCGCGAACAGTTCCGCCTGCAGGGCAAGCCCATCCCGGCGCTGCTGGATCAGGCCCGCGGCAGCTTCTACAAGGACGGCGAGTATCTCACGTTCGAAGGTACCTACGAGCCCATCCCCGGCATCCCGGGGCGCATCTCCCTCGTGGGGCTCGCGCAGGCGGGCCGTGTGCTCGAAGACAACGGCCTGTCGCGCCTGATCGATCTGGGCGATGGCGTGGCCTGCTTCGAGTTCCGCTCCAAGATGAACAGCCTCGGGAGCGGCGTCTTGGAAGGGCTGGGCAAGGCGATCACCAAGGTGCAGAAACTGGGCTTCAATGGCCTCGTGATCGGCAACGAAGACCCGCGCGCGTTCAGCGTGGGCGCCGATCTCTCGCTCGTGTCGTTCGCCATTGCCGCCGGCGCATGGGATGACATCGCCGAGAGCATCAAGGCGTTCCAGGACAGTGTGATGTCGATTCGCCGCGCGCCCTTCCCCGTGGTCGTGGCTCCGGCCGGCATGACGTTGGGCGGCGGCTGCGAGTTCACGTTGCACGCCGATGCCGTGCAGGCGCACGCCGAGAGCTACATCGGCCTCGTGGAAGCCGGTGTTGGCCTGTTGCCGGGTGGTGGCGGCACCAAGGAACTGCTGGTGCGCTTCACCGGCGAACTGCAGCACTACGAAGAGGTCGACTACTTCGCGGCGGTCAAGCGCGCCTTCAAGCTCATCGCGTTTGCGACCACGAGCACGTCGGCATTCGAAGCACGGGTCAATGGCTTCCTGCGCGATCGCGATCGCATCAGCATGAACCGTGATCACCACCTGAGCGACGCCAAGCAGCGGGTGCTCGATCTCGCGCCCGGCTACCTGCCGCCGGTGGAGAAGACGGTGCGGGCCCTCGGTCGCGAAGGGCTCGGCAACCTGGAATACGCGTTGTGGGCGGCGAAGGAGGCCGGTCAGGCGAGTGCCCACGATTGTCGGGTGGGACGCGCCGTGGCGTATGTGCTCTGCGGTGGCGACGGCACGCCCCGCGATGTGACCGAGCAGGATCTGCTCGACCTCGAGCGCGAACAGTTCCTCAGTCTCCTCGGCACCAAGGAGACGCAGGAACGGATCGCCTACACCCTCAAGACCGGCAAGCCGCTGCGCAACTGAGCGCGCGAGGAGAGAGCAGATGACTGAAGTCGTACTCGTCAGCGCCGCGCGTAGCGCCGTCGCCCGAGGCAAGGCGGATGGGGCGCTGGCCGGTGTGCATCCCGTGGACCTGTCGTCCGCGGTCATGAAGGCCGCCATCGATCGCGCCGGTGTGGATCCGGCACTCATCGAGGATGTGCAGTGGGGCTGCGCGATGCCGGAGGCCTCGCAGGGGCTCAATCACGCCCGCCTCGCGTGGCTGCGCGGCGGACTCCCCGTCGAAACGTCGGCGGCCACGATCAATCGCTTCTGCTCGTCGGGGCTGCAGGCGGTCAACTACGCGGCGCAGGCGATTATCGCGGGTCAGGGCGACGCGGTGCTCGCCGGCGGCATCGAGATGATGTCGCAGGTTCCGATGAGCGGTTACAACACGCGCCTCTCTCCCGAGATCACCGAGAGCTACATCGGCATGGGGTTCACCGCCGAGCGCGTCGCGAAGCGGTGGGAGATCACGCGTGAGCAGCAGGATGCGTTTGCGCTTGGCAGCCAGCAGCGCGCCTCGGCGGCCGTGGCGGCGGGTGTGTTTGCGCCGGAGATCGTGCCCATCGCCACCAAGCGCTACGCGTGGAAGGGCGCCGAGAAGACGGTGACGGAGGTGCTGTATGCCACCGACGAGTGCCCGCGCGCGGACACCACCGCCGAAGGCCTCGCCAAGCTCCGCCCCGCCTTCGTGCCCACGGGCTCTGTGACGGCCGGCAACGCGAGCCCCTACTCCGACGGCGCGGCGGCGGTGCTGCTCATGAGCGCCACCAAGGCCAAGGAGCTCGGCATCGCGCCCCTCGCACGTTTCGTAAGCTTCGCCGTGGGCGGTGTGGATCCCGACATCATGGGCGTCGGGCCGATCAAGGCGGTGCCCAAGGCGCTCAAGCGTGCCGGCCTCACACTCAAGGACCTCAAGCTCATCGAGTTCAACGAAGCCTTCGCCGCGCAGGCGCTGGCCGTGATCAAGGAACTCGACCTGCCCACCGACATCATCAACGTGAACGGCGGCGCCATCGCCCTCGGTCACCCGCTCGGCGCGACCGGCGCCAAGCTCACGACGCAGCTCGTGCACGAACTCAAGCGTCGCGGCGGCGGGTACGGGATGGTGACGATGTGTATTGGGGGAGGGATGGGAGCGGCGGGGGTGTTTGAGGTGTACGGCTAACGGCTCAACCGCTGAAGGGCGGAAAGACGTACGGCGGGAAGACGAACCGCGGGAAGACGAACAGCGAGAGGTGCTGTCGCTTCCCGCGGGTCGTCTTCCCGCCGCTTGTCTTCCCGCCGTACGTCTTTCCGCCCTTCAGCCCTCAACCCCCGAACGCGCCGCCCCTCCCAGCGCTTCCACCACCTCTCCCAATCGCCCAAACCGCGCGTCCGTCGTCAACCCGCGCACGAATCGCGCGTAGATCTGCTGCGCGATGACGGCCACCTTGAAGCGCCCGAAGGCCACATAGAAGCGCACGTCCGGCACGGCGATGCCGCGCGCGTCGGCGTAGGCGGCCACGAACTGTGCGCGGGTGTAGGCGCCGGGCATGGCGGTCACGCCGAGTCCGAGCGCGCGGAAGATCGGAGCATCACCGGCTTCGACCCAGTAGGCGAGCGTGGTCCCGAGATCCATGAGCGGGTCGCCGATCGTGGCCATCTCCCAGTCGAGGATGGCGCGCACGCGCGACGCGTCGGGCTCGAGGACGAGATTGTCCAGCTTGAAGTCGTTGTGCACGAGCGACACGCCGCTGTCCGGTGGTCGATGCGCCGAGAGCCACGCCGCGACGTCGTCCATGGCGGGCACGTCCTCCGTGCGCGACGTGTGCCAGCGCTTGATCCATCCCTCGACCTGGCGCTGCACATAGCCTTCGGGGCGCCCGAGTGACGCGAGCGACGTCCCGGCGATGGGGACCGCATGCAACTGCGCGAGGGTTTCGGCACAGGTGCGCGACAACGCGCCGAGCTGCGTGGCGACCGTGGGCGATTCGGCAAGGAGCGGCGGCAGGGCGCCACGCAGGATCAATCCCTCGACGTGCTCCATCATGTAGAACGGCGCACCGATGACCGCCGCATCCGTGCACACCGCCACCGGCCGCGGGACCGGCACCCGGAGCGGATGCAGCGCGGCGAGGATACCATGCTCACGCGGCATGTCGTGCGCCACACCGCCGGGGGCACCGAACGGTGGACGCCGCAGCACGAACGTCTTCTCGCCATGCTCGTGATGCACCGTCACGAGATAGGTGAGATTCGAAAAGCCGGCGGGGAATTGCCGAATCGTCAGCACCGCCCCGGCGGGCACTGTGTGGGGCGCCGCATGGGTGAGCCAGCCACGCAGCACATCGGCGTCGATCTCCTCACCCGCCCGGATGGCCACGGTGCCGTGGACGGGCGTGGGACGCGCACTCATGCGCGCCCGCCGAGGTACGGCTTGAGCGCGCGCCGTGCGATGACCGTCTTGTGCACTTCATCGGCGCCATCGTAGATGCGCGCGGCGCGCTCATGGCGATACCACCACGCGAGGGGCGTATCGTCGGTCATCCCCAGCGCGCCGTGCACCTGGATGGCGCGATCGAGGACCTGCTGCAGCGTGTTCGCCACGAACACCTTGATGTACGCCACTTCCTCGCGGGCGGCCTCCTGCCCCTCACGCGCCATGCGCGTGGCGGCATCGAGGACCATCAGCCGGGCCGCATGAATGGCGATGCGCGAGTCGGCGATCCACATCTGGACCTGCTGCTTGCTCGCCAGCAGGTCGCCCGGCGCGAGTTCGCGCGTGGCCGCGTAGCGGCACATCAGGTCAAAGGCACGTTCGCACACCCCGATCCAGCGCATGCAGTGGTGAATACGACCGGGTCCGAGTCGCTCCTGCGCCAGTGCAAACCCTTTTCCCGGCGCCCCCAGCGTATTGGCCACCGGGACGCGCACACCGTCGAAGCGCACCTCAGCGTGACTCGCCCACCCACCACCCGCCTCACCCATCACCGAGATGTTCCGCACCAGCGTGAAGCCCGGCGTGGACAGTGGCACGATGATCTGACTCGCTCGCGCATGCGGGGCGGTTGCATCGGGATCGGTCACCGCCATCACGATGGTGAAGGCGGCACCGTCGGCGCTGCTCGTGAACCATTTGTGGCCAATGATGACCCATTCGTCTCCATCGCGCACCGCGCGCGTGGACATCCAGACCGGATTGGAGCCGGCATGCTCCGGCTCGGTCATCGCAAAGCAGCTGCGGATCTCTCCCCGGGCGAGCGGCTCCAGAAACTGCGCCCGCTGCGCGTCGGTGCCGAACTGGAGCAGCAGCTCCATGTTGCCCACGTCGGGTGCCTGACAGTTGCACACGTAGTGGCCAAACGGCGTCCAGCCCAGTACTTCACTCAGGCGCGCATAGGCATCGAGTGGCAGCCCCACGCCGCCATACGCCTCGGGGAGAAACGGCGCCCACAACCCGAGCGCTCGGGCGCGCGCGCGGAGCTGCTCCAGACGCGGCGTGATGGCCGCCCATGAGCCGTGCAGCAACTCGGCTTCGTGTGGCACCAGCTCCTCGCGCACGAAGCGCCGCGCGGTCTCGAGCATCGCGCCGATCTCTTCCGTGCTGATCGCGGCCGTGGCGTGACTCACGAGAGGTACCCGCCTTCGGCGAGATACACGCCGCCGGTGCAGTAGGCGGACGCATCGGAGGCGAGGAACAGCGCGAGGCCGGCGATATCCTCCGGTTCCCCCAGCCGCTGAATCGGCTGGCTACCGAGCATCTGATTGGCGATCTGGTCATCCTGCCACAGCGCCTGCGAAAATTTCGTGCGAATGAGCCCCGGGCAGATCACGTTGGCGCGAATCCCCTCGGCACCCCATTCCTGGGCCATGACCTTGGTGAGTGAAATCAGCGCCGCCTTGCTCACGCTGTAGAGCCCGAGCCCGGGCTCCGGCGACACCCCGCCGATGCTCGAGATGTTCACGATGGCGCCACCACCACGCGCCGCCATCACCGAGTGCGCCGTGCGACACAGCTCCAGCGGGCCCTTCACGTTCACCGCCATGATCTTGTCGAACGCTTCGTCGGTCGCCTGCTGCAGCGGCCCGAAGATGGGATTGGTCGCGGCGTTGTTCACGATGATGTCGATCCCATCGAAGTGCTCCACCGCGCGCGCCGCCAACTCGTGCGCATCGGCTGCCTTCCCCATGTTCGACACCACCCCCACCACCTCGGCGCCCTTCCCCCGCAACTCATGGACGGCCGCGTCCACATGCTCCGCCTTGCGCGAGGAGACCACGAGGCGTGCGCCCGCCTCAGCAAGGGAACTGGCGATCGCCAAACCGATCCCCCGCGTCGCACCGGTCACGATCGCCACGCGTCCATCCAACCGGAACTTCGAAAGCATCGTCACCCCTCGCCAAAGATCCGCAGTACGTCTTCCCGCAGTACGTCTTCCCGCAGTTGGCCCGCCCCTACCGCCGATCCACCCGCGTCACCCGCCCCACCTCCGGCGCCACAATTCGCCCCCCCATCCCTTCCAGGTGGCGCAGCACGAGATCCACCGTGCGCGGTGCCGCCGCCGGATTCGCCGCGACCGCCGCGCACGCCGCTGCCGCTTCGGGAATGCTGTACCCGTCCCCGCCACGGCACGCTGGATACGTCACAAACGTCACCTGCAGCGTATCGGTCGGCGCGATCAGGCGCCCATCATCCCGACGCAGCTCCCCTACGATGCGCGAGCCACTCGGCCGGGTCCCATCGATGGTAAATCGGACGCCGCTCACTTGCGGGTAGGGGCCGTCACCCAGCCCGCCCTGGCGCACGCCCGTTTCGAGCACCGCGCGCAACCGCGCACCGCTCAGCGGGAAGGTGACCGCGCGCGTCTCGTCGGCGAAGAGAAAGATGCCTTCGATCATGTGGCGCGTGATCGGGCCCGCGGCCATCACATCGTCAAACCGTAGCGCGCCCGAGTTGATGAGCGCCACATCCGCCTTGGTCCCGAGACGCATGCCATCCGCCACCAGATCACCAAAGCGCGACTCGCCCTTGCGGGAGATTGAGTCGAGCGCATTGATCGCCTCCGGTGCCACACCGAGCACGCGATCGGGGCCGATGCGCTGGGTCAGTGTATCGCGCCACCGCGCCACCACCGCGCGCGTGGCGGCCTGCTGCGGGAGCCGACGGTCGATTGGAACCATCTCGTCGCGCGTCACCCACCCATTCGGACCGCGGGTGAAGGTCACCAACACGGCCGTACGGGCATTCGACATCGCCTTGACCACGACGCGCCCGTTCACGACGACGCGCTTGCCGTCGTGCTCGTGCCCGCCGAGAATGGCCTGGATGCGCGGATCGGTCTCGAGGGTGCGCGCATCCTCGAAGATGTAGCGGTGCGTGAGCCCCACAACGAGGTCACTGCGCTGCGCGATCAGCGTATCCACCAGCTGCGTGGTCGCGCTGTCGGCGTTCCGACACTTCACGTAGCTCGGATAATCGCGCACGACGGTCGTGCCGTAGAGGCCGATCTTCACGCCGTTCACCCGGACCGTATCCCACCCGCGCACGCCAGAGAACGGCGCGCCCGTGGCGTCGGCGCAGTTGCCGGAGAGCCAGCGAAAGCGCGATTCACTCAGACGTGCGCCGAGGGCGGCCCGCGAGATGTCGAACTCGTGATTGCCCAACGTGGCGTAGTCCAGACGGGCCGCGTTAAGACCGTCGACCATCTGCGCGCCGAGGTACCACTTGCCGAGCACGCTGGGCGAGAGCACATCGCCGGCCAACAGCAACAGCACCCGGTCACCGGTGACTCGCTCGAGCGAATCCCGGAGCCCCGCCACGCGCGCCAGGCCGCCACTGCCATCACGAAGCGTATCGATGACGTAGACATCGTTCACGAGGAGCATCCGCACCGTGACCGGCGTCTTCGACGACGACAGGCCGCCACGCGCGGGCGTCACGCCCCGGTGACACGCCAAGGCGGCGAGCGCCGCCCCACCGGCCATCGCGACACGCAGCAGCCGCATCCATCGCGTCATGGTCACCCGAGCGTCCGCTGGAGAAAGTCGAGCGTGCGGGTCCACGCCGTCTGCGCCGCTGCGGCGTCGTACACCACGGCGCGCGCGTCATTGAAGAACGCGTGCCCCGCGTCGTAGAAGTACCCTTCGACGGGCACGCCGCGCGCCGTGATGTCGGCGAGCAACCCTTCGGCGCGCTCGACCGGAATGCTCTTGTCGGTGCGTCCGAAGTGGGCGAGCACCGGCGCCCGCAGCGCCGTCAGATCGACCGGCACGCGCGGATTGAACACGCCGTAGAAGTCCACCACCGCGTCGATCACATCGGGATGCGCCGTGGCCGCAAAGAGCGCGAGCTGACCACCGAGGCAGAACCCCAGCGCCCCGACGCGCCGGGGCGCAACGGCGGGGTGCGCGCGCAGATACTCGGCGCCCCCGCGCAACGCCTGCGCAGTGAACGGCATGTCGAGCGCCATCATCAAGCGCTGGGCCTCGTCGGGCGAGCCAGCCGACTCCCCCCGATACAGATCCGGCGCGAGAACCACATAGCCCGCCTCGG is part of the Gemmatimonadaceae bacterium genome and harbors:
- a CDS encoding 3-hydroxyacyl-CoA dehydrogenase/enoyl-CoA hydratase family protein; protein product: MRVTTVGVVGAGAMGSGIAALAASAGCRVVLLDIPGDANPTSPNRSAPARNGLQKALKSKPASFMEAAAAARVRTGNTDDHLSLLADCDWICEAIIEQPEPKQQLFARIEGLMKPTAIVSSNTSGIPMALLLKDRGEKFRRRFLGTHFFNPPRYMHLLEIIPTPETDPAVIGAIREFAERTLGKGIVIAKDVPGFIANRLGVYGMVATMRRMEQHGLTIDEVDGLTGALIGRARTATFRTGDLSGLDVLAHVTKGIGAATGEDFALPTWVHESLVAQGKLGDKTGGGFYSKTKTGTLTFDWKTKTYVPQQRLEGGDIGAAIRTPIAQRLPAARAVPGAQGAFLRDHLTDAAHYTLTLASELAYDIVAIDRAMEWGYGWEAGPFQIMDALGLDWLREQFRLQGKPIPALLDQARGSFYKDGEYLTFEGTYEPIPGIPGRISLVGLAQAGRVLEDNGLSRLIDLGDGVACFEFRSKMNSLGSGVLEGLGKAITKVQKLGFNGLVIGNEDPRAFSVGADLSLVSFAIAAGAWDDIAESIKAFQDSVMSIRRAPFPVVVAPAGMTLGGGCEFTLHADAVQAHAESYIGLVEAGVGLLPGGGGTKELLVRFTGELQHYEEVDYFAAVKRAFKLIAFATTSTSAFEARVNGFLRDRDRISMNRDHHLSDAKQRVLDLAPGYLPPVEKTVRALGREGLGNLEYALWAAKEAGQASAHDCRVGRAVAYVLCGGDGTPRDVTEQDLLDLEREQFLSLLGTKETQERIAYTLKTGKPLRN
- a CDS encoding SDR family oxidoreductase; amino-acid sequence: MLSKFRLDGRVAIVTGATRGIGLAIASSLAEAGARLVVSSRKAEHVDAAVHELRGKGAEVVGVVSNMGKAADAHELAARAVEHFDGIDIIVNNAATNPIFGPLQQATDEAFDKIMAVNVKGPLELCRTAHSVMAARGGGAIVNISSIGGVSPEPGLGLYSVSKAALISLTKVMAQEWGAEGIRANVICPGLIRTKFSQALWQDDQIANQMLGSQPIQRLGEPEDIAGLALFLASDASAYCTGGVYLAEGGYLS
- a CDS encoding bifunctional metallophosphatase/5'-nucleotidase, which translates into the protein MTRWMRLLRVAMAGGAALAALACHRGVTPARGGLSSSKTPVTVRMLLVNDVYVIDTLRDGSGGLARVAGLRDSLERVTGDRVLLLLAGDVLSPSVLGKWYLGAQMVDGLNAARLDYATLGNHEFDISRAALGARLSESRFRWLSGNCADATGAPFSGVRGWDTVRVNGVKIGLYGTTVVRDYPSYVKCRNADSATTQLVDTLIAQRSDLVVGLTHRYIFEDARTLETDPRIQAILGGHEHDGKRVVVNGRVVVKAMSNARTAVLVTFTRGPNGWVTRDEMVPIDRRLPQQAATRAVVARWRDTLTQRIGPDRVLGVAPEAINALDSISRKGESRFGDLVADGMRLGTKADVALINSGALRFDDVMAAGPITRHMIEGIFLFADETRAVTFPLSGARLRAVLETGVRQGGLGDGPYPQVSGVRFTIDGTRPSGSRIVGELRRDDGRLIAPTDTLQVTFVTYPACRGGDGYSIPEAAAACAAVAANPAAAPRTVDLVLRHLEGMGGRIVAPEVGRVTRVDRR
- a CDS encoding PAS domain-containing protein; the encoded protein is MSLPEPATSALLPATSPPATRVPPADHHAVLEALLAQAPLGFALIDRELRFWRVNDTLAAINGRPAEAHIGRTVAEVLPWVESEARAIADEILRTKRPVPSREFRGETPAQPGVERVWRQHWFPVFSASGDVDAIGVLVEEITAQRAAEQQREELISALKHSEERLRLSMEAAYLIGFSWDIVRDEVHRLHSISEGLPPTAPEAPMRIADVRARVHPDDRELFDHRVKRALADPSSSYESEFRIVEPDGRIRWLYERGTVTRSASGEPLALSGLSQDITARKSAEEALQQANRRKDEFLATLAHELRNPLAPIRSAAEVLRLLERDDPRLLRAAAIIDRQVTQMVRLVDDLLDVNRITRGDIALHREVIDIARVVHAAVETSRPLLEASRHDLQLSLPYTTLQTNADAARLAQALSNVLNNAARYTPPGGRIALTVARDEGRIMITVTDNGSGIPSDRLEDIFDMFTRVAPADAVGGLGIGLALVRRIVQMHEGEVRAHSQGEGMGTTIEMWLPLHVPAAVEPIGRIHAGMRVQTDETTLRILIVDDNVDSATSQATMLELKHHVVCVVHDALAALDVVHVFEPDVALLDIGLPGMNGYELAQRLRQDAALAGMVLVAQTGWGQPADRARALEAGFDAHLTKPVDWASLQRVLTGSRVGGGRVRRR
- a CDS encoding acyl-CoA dehydrogenase family protein is translated as MSHATAAISTEEIGAMLETARRFVREELVPHEAELLHGSWAAITPRLEQLRARARALGLWAPFLPEAYGGVGLPLDAYARLSEVLGWTPFGHYVCNCQAPDVGNMELLLQFGTDAQRAQFLEPLARGEIRSCFAMTEPEHAGSNPVWMSTRAVRDGDEWVIIGHKWFTSSADGAAFTIVMAVTDPDATAPHARASQIIVPLSTPGFTLVRNISVMGEAGGGWASHAEVRFDGVRVPVANTLGAPGKGFALAQERLGPGRIHHCMRWIGVCERAFDLMCRYAATRELAPGDLLASKQQVQMWIADSRIAIHAARLMVLDAATRMAREGQEAAREEVAYIKVFVANTLQQVLDRAIQVHGALGMTDDTPLAWWYRHERAARIYDGADEVHKTVIARRALKPYLGGRA
- a CDS encoding thiolase family protein; this translates as MTEVVLVSAARSAVARGKADGALAGVHPVDLSSAVMKAAIDRAGVDPALIEDVQWGCAMPEASQGLNHARLAWLRGGLPVETSAATINRFCSSGLQAVNYAAQAIIAGQGDAVLAGGIEMMSQVPMSGYNTRLSPEITESYIGMGFTAERVAKRWEITREQQDAFALGSQQRASAAVAAGVFAPEIVPIATKRYAWKGAEKTVTEVLYATDECPRADTTAEGLAKLRPAFVPTGSVTAGNASPYSDGAAAVLLMSATKAKELGIAPLARFVSFAVGGVDPDIMGVGPIKAVPKALKRAGLTLKDLKLIEFNEAFAAQALAVIKELDLPTDIINVNGGAIALGHPLGATGAKLTTQLVHELKRRGGGYGMVTMCIGGGMGAAGVFEVYG
- a CDS encoding dienelactone hydrolase family protein; translation: MRGTLVSFAANGGTATGYLSLPPSGHGPGLLVLQEWWGLVDHIKDVADRFAEAGYVVLAPDLYRGESAGSPDEAQRLMMALDMPFTAQALRGGAEYLRAHPAVAPRRVGALGFCLGGQLALFAATAHPDVIDAVVDFYGVFNPRVPVDLTALRAPVLAHFGRTDKSIPVERAEGLLADITARGVPVEGYFYDAGHAFFNDARAVVYDAAAAQTAWTRTLDFLQRTLG
- a CDS encoding phosphotransferase family protein, coding for MSARPTPVHGTVAIRAGEEIDADVLRGWLTHAAPHTVPAGAVLTIRQFPAGFSNLTYLVTVHHEHGEKTFVLRRPPFGAPGGVAHDMPREHGILAALHPLRVPVPRPVAVCTDAAVIGAPFYMMEHVEGLILRGALPPLLAESPTVATQLGALSRTCAETLAQLHAVPIAGTSLASLGRPEGYVQRQVEGWIKRWHTSRTEDVPAMDDVAAWLSAHRPPDSGVSLVHNDFKLDNLVLEPDASRVRAILDWEMATIGDPLMDLGTTLAYWVEAGDAPIFRALGLGVTAMPGAYTRAQFVAAYADARGIAVPDVRFYVAFGRFKVAVIAQQIYARFVRGLTTDARFGRLGEVVEALGGAARSGVEG